In one window of Helianthus annuus cultivar XRQ/B chromosome 17, HanXRQr2.0-SUNRISE, whole genome shotgun sequence DNA:
- the LOC110921368 gene encoding uncharacterized protein LOC110921368, translating into MCKRNPREVEDHIFSLATHHVDKDFILAPHLSDDHWSLFIIAQHIGHVYILDSTKIKGEKNASNYRLSSLLPTALGSEFNYTMVDCKQQKGGWECGYMVLQHMFDFVNLYQNQFPDEMWHDMREATNNEIDVLLMTLMPKFFSELGISVV; encoded by the exons ATGTGCAAAAGAAATCCTAGAGAGGTTGAAGATCACATTTTCAGTTTAGCGACTCATCATGTCGATAAAGATTTCATTCTTGCACCGCATTTGTCTGA CGACCATTGGTCTTTGTTCATCATTGCCCAACATATAGGACATGTATATATTTTGGATTCAACAAAGATAAAAGGCGAAAAGAATGCTTCTAACTATCGTCTTTCAAGCCTACTTCCCACCGCCTTAGGATCCGAGTTCAACTACACAATGGTTGAT TGTAAGCAACAAAAGGGTGGATGGGAATGCGGCTACATGGTTCTCCAACATATGTTTGACTTTGTCAATTTGTATCAAAACCAATTTCCCGATGAA ATGTGGCACGACATGAGAGAGGCTACGAATAATGAAATAGATGTTTTGTTGATGACGTTGATGCCGAAGTTTTTTAGCGAATTAGGTATTTCGGTAGTTTAG